One genomic segment of uncultured Desulfobacter sp. includes these proteins:
- a CDS encoding N-formylglutamate amidohydrolase has protein sequence MTQLPFLISVPHSGLTIPEEVRPLCLLNQDEIQNDSDGGAGDIYSILKNHVQSFVIADIARAVVDLNRPEDDFSKDGVIKTHTCWEVPIWSSPLPKILCDTLLEKYYFPYHQKLASLAGDPSLILGIDCHSMAATGPPVGPDPGEERPLINLGNLGHRSCPEKWAMYMVDCFKKYFGDNVTLNYPFKGGWITRHYSRLMPWIQIEISRAPFLTDSEKGLNVLSALKMWTEKLPIIR, from the coding sequence ATGACCCAGCTGCCGTTTTTAATATCCGTTCCCCATTCAGGGTTGACCATCCCTGAGGAGGTACGGCCCCTCTGTCTACTAAATCAGGATGAAATCCAGAACGATAGTGACGGCGGTGCCGGTGATATTTATTCGATACTCAAAAATCATGTTCAAAGCTTTGTAATCGCTGATATCGCCCGGGCAGTGGTGGACCTGAATCGTCCGGAAGATGATTTCTCCAAAGATGGTGTCATTAAGACGCATACCTGCTGGGAAGTGCCCATATGGTCATCGCCGTTGCCTAAAATATTGTGTGATACACTTCTTGAAAAATATTACTTTCCCTATCATCAAAAATTAGCATCACTTGCCGGCGATCCTTCCCTGATTTTGGGCATTGACTGCCATTCCATGGCGGCAACCGGTCCGCCGGTTGGTCCGGATCCCGGAGAGGAGCGACCTCTTATCAACCTGGGCAATCTTGGCCACAGGTCATGCCCGGAAAAATGGGCTATGTATATGGTGGATTGTTTTAAAAAGTACTTTGGGGATAATGTTACGTTAAACTATCCGTTTAAAGGTGGATGGATCACACGCCACTACAGTCGTTTAATGCCATGGATCCAGATTGAAATATCAAGGGCACCGTTCTTGACTGATTCGGAAAAGGGCCTGAACGTATTGTCTGCTCTGAAAATGTGGACTGAGAAATTACCAATTATAAGATAA